ATTAATTGCTGATGATTTTGAACAAGAAGTGATTTCAACATTAGTCGTTAATAAATTAAGAGGAACATTTAATGTTGTTGCAACAAAAGCTCCTGGATTTGGTGATAATCAAAAAGAAATATTACAGGATATTGCTATTTTAACAAATGCTAAATTCTATAATAAAGAATTAAATATGAATTTAAAAGATATGCAATTAGAAGATCTTGGTTCTGCTAAAAAAGTACACATCAGTAAAGATCATACAACAATGATTGGTGGAGCTGGCGAAAAAGCTAATATTGATGCTCGTGTTCATGAAATTACTCAACAAATGAATAATGCAAAGAGTGATTATGATAAAAAGAATTATGCTGAAAGACTTGGTAAATTAAGTAATGGTGTTGCGATTATTAAAGTTGGTGGTGCCACTGAATCTGAGTTAAAAGAAAAGAAATTAAGAATTGAAGATGCCTTAAATGCAACAAAAGCTGCTGTTAGTGAAGGTATTGTTATGGGTGGTGGTGTAACCCTTGTTAATGCCTATGTTGCTTTAAAAGATCAATTAAAAGATGAAAATGTTGATAAACAAAAAGGTATTAAAGTTGTTTTAGATGCCTTATTGACACCAATGGGTCAAATTGCTGAAAATGCTGGTTATAACAGTGATGAAATCGTTGAACAACAAATGAAGTCAGAAGATGGTCAAGGATTTGATGCAAAAGATGGTGTTTGGGTTGACATGTTTGATAAAGGGATTATTGATCCTACAAAAGTTACACGTAGTGCTTTATTAAATGCAGCTAGTATTTCTGCTTTGTTCATTACAACAGAAGCAGGAGTAGCACCAATTAAAGAAGATAATCCAGCCCCTGCTCCAATGGGTGCTCCAGGAATGTATTAAAAAAAGCCAAACGAAAGTTTGGTTTTTTTATTTTGTGACTCCTTCTTCAATTGCTTTTTGTGATACTGCTTTTGCTACTGCTTCAGATACTCGTGGATCTAGAGCATCTGGAATAACATATGTTGATGAAAGTTCTTCATCACTGACAAGTGATGCTAAACCATAGGAAGCAGCTAATTTCATACCTTCTGTAATCTGACGGGCACGAACATCTAATGCACCTCTAAAAAGACCTGGAAAAGCCAAAACATTATTAATTTGATTTGGATAATCAGAACGGCCCGTTCCCATCACTGCGACTCCTGCCTCAATAGCATCATCATATTTAATTTCAGGTTCTGGATTAGCCATCGCAAAAACAATCGGATCTTTTTTCATTCCTTTAATCATTTCTTTTGTCAATACATCTGGTGCTGATACACCAATAAAAACATCTGCTTCTTTTAAAGCTTCTGCCATTGACATTCGTTTCATTTGACGATTGGTTATTTCTGTTAATTCTTGTGTTAAGAAATCATATTGATCATAATCTTCTTTTGTCACAATGCCATTAATATTAAAACCATAAATTTCTTTAACCCCCAAAGAATGAATCATTTTAATGATAGAACTTCCAGCAGCACCCGTTCCACTAACTACAACAGTTATATCTTCAACATTTTTATCAACGACTTTTAAAGCATTTAATAAGCCCGCTGTCACAACAATCGCTGTGCCATGTTGATCATCATGAAAAACAGGAATATCTAACTCTTTAATTAAAGTTCTTTCTATTTCAACACAACGTGGTGCACTGATATCCTCTAAATTAATCCCACCAAAAGTAGGTGCAATTGCTTTGACAATTTGAATAATTTCTTTTGGATCTTTCGTATCTAAACAAATAGGTACAGCATCAATATTTCCAAATTTCTTAAATAATATTGATTTTCCTTCCATAACTGGCATAGCTGCTTCTGGACCAATATCACCCAATCCCAAAACAGCTGTTCCATCACTAACAACAGCCACACTGTTTTGCTTCCATGTATATTTATAAACATCATCTTTATTTTTAGCTATCTCACGACATGGTTGAGCAACTCCTGGTGTATATGCTAATGAAAGATCATGACTTTCATTTAATGGTACTTTTAATTGAACTTCTAATTTTCCTTTTGCCTGTTCATGCATTTTTAATGCATCCTGATATATATCTGACATTCTTTTTCTCCCCTTTTCACGTTTCTTATTATGACATAAAAGACTATTGTTGAAAAGAAAAAGAATGAACTTTAATGTTCATCCTTACTGAGTATCTTCAACAACATCAATTTTCAATGTTTCTTCATCTAAGAACAATCCTGGACTTAAAGTTATCTGACATTTTTGAGTTTCACTCAACCCAATTGTTTCTCCATCATGTAATACAGCTTCCTGTTCAACAATATAACAAACAATATTAAACATAAATTCATGAAGTTCTGACAGTGGAAGAGTTGTTGGTAATGTTTCTATTTCATAATGTCCAAAATTCTTTAATCCAATTGTGTAAATATGATTTCCATCCTGATTTGTGACTATTCCTAAATAAACCCATAAAAGAACAGGCAACGTTTGATTACAATAATAATCATTCATAACATCTTGGTAAATATGTTTAGGCCAAACCATTTCATCACCATATACAGCAATTGACTGTTCAAAATTCAAACAAGCATCAATTAACTGGGATTGTAAAAGCAGCGCCTCTCTTGAATCAATTCCTTTCGCAATTGTTGTCACAATGATATGAGCCTGGTGTTCTTTAACATGCTCAACTGCCCCTTCCCACATGTAGCACCCTTGAGCATAGTATTCTGCCTCACCTTCAGGCACTGGCATATTCATTAATGACAATGAAATCAAGGATTCTCCTACATTCGCAATATAAATATTATCTTCATCTTCTTGAATATCTTGGCACTGTATATGACAATGCTCTTTTAAATATTCAAAAACCGTTTTTAACTGAACATTCTCATCTTTCAATAAAACAAAATTCACAAAAGTTGAGCGTGGTTCTAAAACATTAACTTCTGATGCTTTATTCATCCAATATTCTCTTATCATTTCTACCATATCAATACACTTTTGTTTAGCAGTTTCTTCATGATAATCTTCTAATTGACTAAAAATATGTCCACAGTGTCCAATTTCATCTTCATGATAACCACCACATACACCAACAAGCCAAGAAGAAAATCTAGACTTTTTAAATTTAAATATATAATAATGCAAATCATGTAAATCAAATTCACCTGCAATTTGTATTTGATAAGGCTTTTTCCCTAACTCATTTTCATGACTTAACCATTCAATCATACATTGTGTGGCATTCTCTCTTTGATCCATATACTTCCTCCTACAAGAAAAGCAGATTTATCAATCTGCTTATTTTATAATGTTGTTATCATGACAGTCATAACACCATCATAAACAACTTCTTTTTGATCACTGCATACAATAAAATGATCACCTTTTTGAACTGGCTGTCCATCAAGTGTTCCTTCACCTTCTAAAATACTGACCATTTGGAATGGTTTGTCATTAATAACACTATTTTCTCCATCCATTCTATAACAATCTACTGTAAAGAATTCACTCTCTAAATAACGTGTTTTTGAACCATGATCTAAATGTGTATTTGTAAATAATTTGTTTGAATCATTGTTCGAAGGGATTGTTGTTACATCGATAGATTGTTGAACATGTAACTGACGTTCATGTCCATCTTTATCTTTACGATGATAATCATAAACACGATAAGTAATATCTGATGATTGCTGTGCTTCATAAATTAATGAACCACTGCAAATTGCATGTAAAGTTCCTGATGGAATATAGAAGAAATCACCCTTATTAATTTCAAAAGAATTCAACAAATGATCATAATCATCATCCTCTATTGCCTTAATAAAATCGTCTTTGGTTTTAGCATGATGTCCCATCACCATTCTTGTTCCTTCATCAGCTTGAAGTACATACCAACATTCTGTTTTTCCTAAAGAGTTTTCATGCTTTGCAGCATATTCATCATTAGGATGAACCTGAACTGATAAATCATTTTTGGCATCAATAATTTTTGCCAATAACGGAAATTGATCACCTTCTATATTTCCAAATAATTCTCTATGATTTTCCCAAAGCCACGATACAGTTTTCCCTTGATACTCACCATCAGCAATAACACAATCGCCATTTTTATGACCAGAAATAGCCCAACATTCTCCTGTCTGATCACTTGGTATATCATATCCATAGATATCTCTAAGTTTATGACCACCCCAAATCATTTCTTTAAATACTGGTTGAATCTTTAAAATATGTCCCATATTCCTCATCCTTTCTTATATATTTTAAGAATTCTTCAATTTGATTCTCATGAAATACTTTAATGCCTTCTTGTTGGCATAATTTTGCAAAAACACCCTGTCCTTCAACTAATATATGACTAAATGTTCCATCATAAATACCATCACAGCCACAACTAGGACTTCTAAATTTCAAAACAGCAACCTTAACATTGTTTTCCAAAAACAATTTTATAGCTTTTTGTGCTCCTAAAACATATTCATTTGTGACATCCTGATTATGGATTGTTTGAATAAGTAGTGGATCATCTGAAATGATTTCGGCTGGATCTCTAGGAATAGATAATCCCCCTAAAACTTCTGGACATACAGGCACAACGATACCCTGATCATAAAGAATTTTTAATTCATTGATCAAATGATTTTTACCATTATAAGTGCAGTTTTCACCTAACAAACAGAAACTAACTCCTATCATTGTAAATAATCTCCTTCAATTCCTGTAGTGTATCAACAACATATGTAGCTTGTGCAGCTTCTAACTCTGCTCGGCCTCTAAATCCCCATGTCACACCAATAGTCTCCATATCAGCATTATAGCCAGTATCTATGTCCACATTACTATCACCAATAAAATAACAATCCTGATGCCCTAATTTCATATTCATCAAAGCAATACAGGTTGACTCAGGATTAGGTTTCACAGGATATAAATCCTGTTGTCCTAAAATGGTTACAAAACAATCTGGAAAGCAATGTTCAACAATTTGCAAAGCTAAATAATGTGGTTTATTGGTAACAACACCTAAACGAATTCCTGAATCATTTAATTCATGAATCAGTTTAGACATTCCAGGATATGGTATTGTATGATCTAAACAATGTTCCTCATACACTTGATAAAATTCTTCTAGACACTCATCTAAAATATCTAAATGATCTTTACCAATCGCCCTTTCCATTAGTTTCTTGACACCATTTCCAACAAACTGATTATACTTTGACAATTCATGTGTAGAAAGATGATGTGCCTGCAAAACCGTATTAGCACAAATGGCTAAATCCATTAATGAATCAACCAAAGTTCCATCCAAATCAAATAAACAACCTTTTTTCATACCTTCCTCCTACTATGTATCATTATAACAGTATTGAAAAAATAATGAAAGATGTTATAATAAAATATGTGTAAAATGAGGTGATGGAAATGAACAAATTAAAAACAACAAAATATATGAATATATTTACTAATCTTGGTTATATTCTTGGGTTTGGTATCATTATTTGGTATATCATTACACGTAGTAATGGATTGTTGCCAATTATCGGAGTCATTGTTATCTTTTTGGGACGTGCCATTGGTTATGGTATTGACAGAGTTATCGAATATAATGATGAAAAAAAGAAAGCTTAAGACATTATGATTTTCTAAAGCAAACACAACAGTGTTTACTTAAGAGAATCATATTTTTTTATACAAAAAAATCCACTAGAGAATAACTCTGGTGGAAAAATTCATTTTTAAAGATTATTAAGTTCTTTTCTTTCTACGAAGAATCAAATATACCATCAATATGACAACAAACATCGGTAAAACAAACACAATACAATAATAAAGGAGCATCCCCATAAATGAACTCTCTATTGATTGAGTTGCTGTTAATTGATATTCATAAAGTGTCTGTCCTTGATACTGTACAATGACACGACCTAATTGTTCACCTTTTTGAATTGGTGCTTTCAGCAAGGAAGGTGCTTCTATTTGAATATCTAACGATGAAGCTGTCATTGATTGTTCAGCTAAAAATGAAACTTCTTGTAATGCTTTTTGATGATATTGAAATGATAAAGATTTAGTAATCCAATAGTTTTGAATTTCTTGATCTTTTTTATAAATAATAATTTTATGAAAATGTTCATTCATATATTGATAAACACTCACTGCATCTTGAACATGATTTTGAGAGTATTGTCCTTTTGCATACGCAGTAACTAAAATAAGCTGATGGTCATCAATTGTCATAGTGCTCGCAAATGTTAACTGAGCCTCATCAGTAAAACCACTTTTCCCACCATCTATATGGCTGATATCAATATTTTTATATTCTTTTCCTCTTTGTAAAGAAGAAATCCATTGATGATTGGCTTTTGAACTTGTATGTTTTCTAGCCTCAAAAACTTTGACAAATGCCTGATTTTTTAAAGCATCATTTAAAATCAACGCCATATCATGGGTTGTTGTATAATGCTGTTCATCATGAAGTCCAGTCACATTCATAAAATGACTGTTTTTCAATCCTAAAGCAAGTCCTTTTTGATTCATTGCACTAACCATCTTTTCTAATGAGCCATATGTTAAACGTGCTAAAGCATTGCAGGCATCTGCTCCTGAAGGTAATAATGCTCCATATATTAAATCCTCATAAGTCACTTTTTCACCTGCATAAAATCCTGCAACTGTGGCTTGCATTTCTTTTAGCCCAGCTAAATCAGCTTCAACAATGGTAACTGTTTGCTGTAAATTTTTAATTTTATCTAGCGCAAGGCTCACTGTCAGTATTTTTGTCATGCTGGCTGGAAATATTTTTTCATTACTTTTTTTATCCAAATAGACAAGTGATGTTTCTCGATCATACAAATAAGCATATTGAGAATGTAAAGAAATATCCATTGACCAAGCAGAAACTGGCTGAAAACTCATCAAACAGATAAAAACAACAGTCAATAAACTAACAATTTTCTTCATCAATCATGACCCCTTTCTTTAAAAAAGAAAGTTTTGTTTCAGAAATAATAATAGCAACAAATATAAAAACAAATCCTAATATCACTTGAAAACTCAAAACTTCACCATAAAATAAAACAGAAAAAGCAACACCAAAAACAGATTCTAGAGATAAGATCAAAGAAGCTTGACACTCACTCGTATAGTTTTGTCCAATCGTTTGACAAACCATTGTAACAGCCGTTGCAAAGAATGCCAAATAAAAGATTTGTAAAAATATTGAAGAATCAATCATAGTCACTAATCTTATATCTTCACTTAATAAAGCTATTACCCCTGCCACACAGGCACCACCTATAAACTGAAATGCTGTAAAAGCACCGCCATCAACATCTTTAGAAAACCTTTTAATCATTAGTATGTGTACAGCATAAAGGAAACCACCACACAATGTTAAAAAATCTCCTTTATTCATTGATAGATTGCCATCTAGAGAAACAAATCCAATCCCAACCACACATAAAAATGCTGCTACGAAATTATAAATATCAGGACGTTTATGATGAAGAAACCAAACAAGGAATGGAACAATAGCACAATAAACTGCTGTTAAAAAAGCATTTTTTCCTGGGGTCGTAAAATTAAGTCCCCATGTTTGAACATAATAGGCACCAAACAAACAACAACCTGTTAATAATCCTCCAATCATTTTTTGACGTGGAAAAGCTTTTATTTTAGGGAAAAATAAGATACCTAAAAATAATGCAGCCAAACTAAATCGAACAAATAAAAGCACGGCAGGTGTGAGAAAATCCACTGCACTTTTCATAACAATAAAAGAACTTCCCCAAATCATAGCTGCGATTAGTAATAATAATCCACCTTTTACTTTTTGCGTCATATGCGCTCCTTTCTAAAAAAGGAATGGTACTGAGTACCATTCTTTTTATTGATTGACAACTTCGTGACAACGATGGCACAATTCGCCATCCATTTCATCTTCATCAAAATAATTCCAACATCTTGGACATTGTACACCATTAAACTTTTCAGCTTTGATATAAGCTGTATCATATTCAGATAATCCATCATTTTGATTGACAAGTTTGACCTTAGCAACAATAAACAATTGTTTTAAATCATCAGATAATTGTTCCATATCCTGATATGCATCTTTTAAACAAATTGTTAATTTTGCTTCCATATTAGATTTAATCACTTTTTCATTTCTTAAATCTTCTAATGCTTTCATAACATCTTTTCTAAGTGTTAGGAAACGATCATAATATTGCTTTAAGTCTTCAGCATTGGCAACATTTATAAATTCAGGTTTTGCTTCCAAGAATACAGATTCTTGTTTTTTATCATCACAATGGAAATGATCGTGTAATTCTTCAGCTGTGAATACCAAAATTGGAGATAACAATTTCATCATTGTTTTCGCATAATGATATAAAACTGTTTGAACTTGTCTTCTTCTTAAACCATCTGCTTTTTCAATATATAAAATATCTTTTGTGAAATCCATATAAAAAGCACTTAATGTATTTGTAAAGCAATTTAAGATTAATTGATTTGCTTCAGCAAAATCATAACGTTCAAATGCTTCTTGATATCCCTTCATTAACAGATTCAATTCAACAAGCATATACTGATCTACACCTTCAAGTGCAGATGTTTCAACAACATCACAAGATTGAAAATCAGATAAATTTCCAAGTACAAATCTCATTGTATTTCTAATTTTACGATAATTTTCTGCGACTTGCTTCATAATTTCATCAGAGATACGTACATCTGACTGATAAGCAACAGATGTTGCCCATAATCTTAAAATATCTGCTCCATATTGATTTACAAGTTTAATTGGATCAACAGTATTCCCTAAAGATTTAGACATTTTATTACCTTTACCATCTAAAACAAATCCATGTGATAAAACAGTCTTATAAGGTGCTTCACCATGAGCAGCAGTTCCAATAATCAATGATGAGTTAAACCAACCACGATATTGGTCACTTCCTTCAAAATATAAATCAACTGGATAAGGATATCCTCTTTCTTTCATACAACCCGTATGTGATGAACCAGAATCAAACCATACATCCATAATATCTTTTTCTTTTCTAAAGATACCATTTGGTGAATGTTCATTTGTATATCCTTCAGGTAATAAGAATTTCTCATCCTTTTCAAACCAGATATTAGAACCATATTCTCTAAATAACTGAGAAATATGTGCAAAAACTTCTTTTTCCATAATAGGTGTTCCATCTTCACAATAAATAATTGGAATTGGCACTCCCCAACTTCTTTGTCGAGAAATACACCAGTCACCACGATCTCTAATCATGTTATAAATACGAACATGACCCCATTCATTTAACCAATTGACTTTATCAATTTCACTTAATAACTTTTCTCTAATTTTATCAATAGAACAGAACCATTGATCAGTCGCTCTAAAGATAATTGGTTTTTTTGTACGCCAATCATGAGGATAACTATGTGTAATGAATTCAAGTTTTAATAAAACCCCTAATTCATCAAGTCTCATTGTTACAGTCTTATTAGCATCATCTACATACTGACCAGCTAACCATTCACCGCAATCTTCCATCATTTTCCCATGCGCATCAACATTACAATAAATATCTAGACCATATTTTTGACCAACAATAAAGTCATCCATACCAAATCCAGGTGCTGTATGAACACAGCCAGTTCCGGCTTCAGCAGTGACATGATCACCTAAGATTACTAATGATTCACGGTCATATAATGGATGAGAACATGTAATCATTTCTAATTCAGAACCTTTGAATCTTTTCAATACTTCTTTTTGTTCTAAACCAAATTTTTCCCATAATGAATCAACAAGTTCATCTAAAACAATTAATTTTCCCTTTTCACTTTGCACAAGAGCATAAGTATAATCAGCATTCAAACAAATTGCTAAGTTAGCTGGAATTGTCCAAGGTGTTGTTGTCCAAATCACAAAGCTTGTATCAGTATCTAAAATACCCTTTCCGTCTTTGACAGCAAATTTCACAAAGATTGTTGGACTCTTGACATCATGATATTCAACTTCAGCTTCAGCTAATGCTGATTCACTTGAAGGTGACCAATAGACAGGTTTTAATCCTTTATAAATCAATCCATCCATTGCCATTTTTGCAAAAACATCAATTTGATTAGCTTCAAATTCTGGCTTTAATGTAAGATATGGATGTTTGTAATCTGCAAAAGTTCCAACACGAATACATTGTTCTTTTTGTTTTTCAACTTGTTCTAAAGCATATTCATAACATTTTTTTCTAAACTCAGCAGTTGTCATAGCTTTACGATTGACACCTAGTTTTTGAATAGCATTTTCAATTGGTAATCCATGTGTATCCCACCCAGGAATATATGGCGTATAAAAGCCTTCCATATTTTTATAACGACAAATAACATCCTTGATGATTTTATTTAACATATGTCCAACATGCATATTTCCATTGGCATATGGTGGACCATCATGAAAAATAAATTGTTTTTTACCTTCATTTTGTTGATAAACCTTTTCATACATATCTGCCTGTTGCCAGCGTTCTACATATCCAGGTTCTTTCTTAGGTAAATTTCCTCGCATTTCAAAATCAGTTTTTGGCATTAATAACGTATCTTTATAGTTCATCTTTATCCCTTTCCTTTCCAAATAAAAAACGTCCTCTTAAAGGACGTGATGACGCGGTACCACCTTTATTCATATTTTTCAATATGCTCTTCATATCTTAACGCGATTAACGTCTTTCCCTACTGTTATTTCAGGAAGCTACTCAAGAGTGATACAATATAAGTTCCACCTATTTGTTTTCACCAACCACAAACTCTCTAAAAGTTTTCCTTATATACTGTCTCTATCATTGTATTTATTTTCTTTTTCTTCTCTTATTAAACTAAAAATTTCAGATTTGTCAATAGTTTCTAGCATATCTTCACTCATTTTTACAACATTTTGTCTAAAATCAATAGCTTCTTGCTTAAATGCATCCATATCTTTTGATAAACCACGAACATATTCCATTGATTCTTTCAAAATCATATTGGCATTCTTTTTGGCTTTTTCAATTAACTCACTTGCCTCTTTTAAAGCCAATCGAGCAATTTCTTCATTTGTTTTTTCATGAACAGTCACTTGTTTTGTAAGCAGGGTGTTTTGTTCTTTAAGCATTTCTAAATCATTTTCTAATGATTGAATAGTTTCTTTTTGTTGTTGAATTTGTTCTTTCAATTCATTAATACGATCATCGACTTCAAGAATGTTGTACCCTCGAAATTGCTTATCAAATTGTTCCACATCTTCCACCTCACTTATAAAAATATCCAGTGACAACATAGTTTCCTTGTCTTGTTTGACGATTCTCATCAACAATTTTTACTCTTCCATGTCGTTTAAAGGAAATTATATCATTATTATGACACAAAAAACTGACTTCTTCAACATCTTTATGATTGACTTTGACATTTCCTGCACGAATCGCTTCATTAGCATTTTGTCGAGAAATCTTAAACAATGTAGAAACAACTCTATCCAAACGCAAACTTGATAAAATAAATGTTTTTGTCTGATATTGATGGATAATTTCAACGATTTTTGTCGTTTCACTTAAATGAACTTTTGCTCTTTTGATTTGTTTAAGATGATCATAAATATATGGATATGTCTGCTGAGTACATGCAAAATAAAAGCATGATGAATCATCATAAATATCCCCTATACAATCTCTTTTTATTCCTAAATTCATTAAAGCACCTAAAACATCTTTATGTAAAAGTTTCCCAAACTGCTGATGATAATCAACCTGTACCACTATAATCTGAAAATCTTCAGGCATAATATCATAAAAATCAGGACAAATAATCATTCTTTGATTCTCTGCATGAAGTAATCCTCCTGATGTATGTATCACTAATTCATGACCTATTACTTGTCTTACAATTTCTTGTTCATGAGGATTGAAAAAAGGAGTTAAAATTAATTTTTGATGATTGAGGGCTTGAAATTGATAATCTAAAATCTTTTTTACAAAGACCTCATCACCTTTAAAGTGTTCTAACATAATCAAAAAGAAAGTATTAGCAATGTGCTAATACTCATATTATTCTTCCGATTCCGTTGGATCCATCGTAATATTTCCAGTTACACCAATATTTTTAGGTGTACAAAGGAAAATTTTAGGTCCAATTTGTTGAATATCTCCTTCAATCGCAAAGATGACCCCACTTAGGAAATCAATAACACGTTTAGACTGTTCTTTTTGTAAACGATGCAAATTGACAACTGCTGCTCTTTTTTGTTTTAAATAAATAGCAATTTCTTGTGTCTCACTATATGCTCTTGGCTCAAACAATACCAGATGGCTATCTTTATTAGCACTCAATGCTTTAACAGCATCACTTGTTTTTGTTGATTTTGCCTTTTCAAACATACTTGTTGATTTCACAGATTCTTCTTCTGTATCTATTTCTACATCTTCATAAACGTCATCATCGTCATCTTCTTCTTCAAAAAACCACTTTTTTACTTTTTGTCCATATCCCATGAGGCAACCTCCTTATATTTCTTTTCTTATTATACCATAACATGATTATGAAAAAAAGAGGAAATTATCCTCATTGTTCAAACTCATTCACGTTTTTGATAGAAATCATATTTCTTTCATCATTTCATATCAAATCACGTTTCACAATCAACATTAACCAATATAACATCCTCTCCTATTGTCATAATATTTTCAAT
Above is a genomic segment from Candidatus Stoquefichus sp. SB1 containing:
- a CDS encoding DMT family transporter: MTQKVKGGLLLLIAAMIWGSSFIVMKSAVDFLTPAVLLFVRFSLAALFLGILFFPKIKAFPRQKMIGGLLTGCCLFGAYYVQTWGLNFTTPGKNAFLTAVYCAIVPFLVWFLHHKRPDIYNFVAAFLCVVGIGFVSLDGNLSMNKGDFLTLCGGFLYAVHILMIKRFSKDVDGGAFTAFQFIGGACVAGVIALLSEDIRLVTMIDSSIFLQIFYLAFFATAVTMVCQTIGQNYTSECQASLILSLESVFGVAFSVLFYGEVLSFQVILGFVFIFVAIIISETKLSFLKKGVMIDEENC
- the ileS gene encoding isoleucine--tRNA ligase → MNYKDTLLMPKTDFEMRGNLPKKEPGYVERWQQADMYEKVYQQNEGKKQFIFHDGPPYANGNMHVGHMLNKIIKDVICRYKNMEGFYTPYIPGWDTHGLPIENAIQKLGVNRKAMTTAEFRKKCYEYALEQVEKQKEQCIRVGTFADYKHPYLTLKPEFEANQIDVFAKMAMDGLIYKGLKPVYWSPSSESALAEAEVEYHDVKSPTIFVKFAVKDGKGILDTDTSFVIWTTTPWTIPANLAICLNADYTYALVQSEKGKLIVLDELVDSLWEKFGLEQKEVLKRFKGSELEMITCSHPLYDRESLVILGDHVTAEAGTGCVHTAPGFGMDDFIVGQKYGLDIYCNVDAHGKMMEDCGEWLAGQYVDDANKTVTMRLDELGVLLKLEFITHSYPHDWRTKKPIIFRATDQWFCSIDKIREKLLSEIDKVNWLNEWGHVRIYNMIRDRGDWCISRQRSWGVPIPIIYCEDGTPIMEKEVFAHISQLFREYGSNIWFEKDEKFLLPEGYTNEHSPNGIFRKEKDIMDVWFDSGSSHTGCMKERGYPYPVDLYFEGSDQYRGWFNSSLIIGTAAHGEAPYKTVLSHGFVLDGKGNKMSKSLGNTVDPIKLVNQYGADILRLWATSVAYQSDVRISDEIMKQVAENYRKIRNTMRFVLGNLSDFQSCDVVETSALEGVDQYMLVELNLLMKGYQEAFERYDFAEANQLILNCFTNTLSAFYMDFTKDILYIEKADGLRRRQVQTVLYHYAKTMMKLLSPILVFTAEELHDHFHCDDKKQESVFLEAKPEFINVANAEDLKQYYDRFLTLRKDVMKALEDLRNEKVIKSNMEAKLTICLKDAYQDMEQLSDDLKQLFIVAKVKLVNQNDGLSEYDTAYIKAEKFNGVQCPRCWNYFDEDEMDGELCHRCHEVVNQ
- a CDS encoding DivIVA domain-containing protein; translation: MEQFDKQFRGYNILEVDDRINELKEQIQQQKETIQSLENDLEMLKEQNTLLTKQVTVHEKTNEEIARLALKEASELIEKAKKNANMILKESMEYVRGLSKDMDAFKQEAIDFRQNVVKMSEDMLETIDKSEIFSLIREEKENKYNDRDSI
- a CDS encoding YlmH family RNA-binding protein, translating into MLEHFKGDEVFVKKILDYQFQALNHQKLILTPFFNPHEQEIVRQVIGHELVIHTSGGLLHAENQRMIICPDFYDIMPEDFQIIVVQVDYHQQFGKLLHKDVLGALMNLGIKRDCIGDIYDDSSCFYFACTQQTYPYIYDHLKQIKRAKVHLSETTKIVEIIHQYQTKTFILSSLRLDRVVSTLFKISRQNANEAIRAGNVKVNHKDVEEVSFLCHNNDIISFKRHGRVKIVDENRQTRQGNYVVTGYFYK
- a CDS encoding cell division protein SepF → MGYGQKVKKWFFEEEDDDDDVYEDVEIDTEEESVKSTSMFEKAKSTKTSDAVKALSANKDSHLVLFEPRAYSETQEIAIYLKQKRAAVVNLHRLQKEQSKRVIDFLSGVIFAIEGDIQQIGPKIFLCTPKNIGVTGNITMDPTESEE